DNA from Actinomycetota bacterium:
GAACCGTGCCCGGACGAAGGAGGAGCTTGTCGCTCTCGCCGAGTCACAGGTCGCCAAGGGATGGGACGCGGCTCGCACCTCGTTCGGCCGGATGCCGTCGGAGAACTGCACGGTGAAGCCGGTGGAGGAGTTCCGCGAAGCCGACATGCCGTTCGCCTTCTACCAGCCGCCGTCCGCCGACGGGTCGCGCAAGGGCATCTACTACGTGAACGGCGGAGACCTCGAGGGCAAGCCGCTCCACCATCTGGCCACGACGACGTACCACGAGGCGAACCCGGGCCATCACTTCCAGATCGCGATCGAGCAGGAGCTCGGCGAGCGGCCCGCGCTCCGGCGGTTCGGCGGTCTCATGGCCGGGTCCGCGTTCGCCGAGGGGTGGGGCCTGTACAGCGAGCGACTGGCCGACGAGATGGGTCTGTTCGAGAACGAGGGCGAACGCCTCGGCATGCTCGACATGCAGGGGATGCGCGCGGCGCGGCTCGTTGTCGACACGGGGATCCACGCGTTCGATTGGACGCGCGAGCAGGCCATCGACCTGCTCGAGCAGGCCGGGGTCGCGCACACCGATGCCGTGATCGAGACCGACCGATACATCGCGCTCCCCGGTCAGGCACTCGCGTACAAGACCGGACAGTTCGAGATCGAACAGCAGCGCGCCGACGCGACCAAGCGCGATGGGGACGCCTTCTCGCTGTCGGCGTTCCACGACCGGCTGTTGGCGCTCGGCTCGCTCCCACTGTCGGCGCTGCGGCGGGAGCTCTCCCGCACATAGCGCACGCAGTAGGACGCGGACTAAGCCGGCTTCTCCGCGCGAAGGATTACGTAGTCGACGAGACCGTTCCGCCACAGCAGCTCCGTGGCCGAAACGAACGTTCGCGCCGCGACCCGCATCGTCAAGGGGGCGCGCGTCGTCTCGAGTCTGCGGCGAACGAACCGCAACGCCGGCCCGATCGTCCTGTCGCCGACTGGCCTCGCTTCGACCTCGTCGAACCCGGCCGCCCGAGCCAACGCCACGATCTGGCCGACGGACGCGGCCGCGCTCGCGCGGAGGCCCCACACGCGCAGTTGCGCTAGGGCCGCCGCGCCCTCGACCGGTCCCCGCGGCATCCGGTTGGTCGCGATGTCCGACATCGACAGCATGCCGCCGGGGCGCAGCACGCGGAACGCCTCGGCGAGGAACCGGCGCCGAGACGAGAAGTGGAACGCGGCCTCGACGCTGATCACGCCGTCGAAACTGTCATCGCGCAGCGGCAGCCGGGCCGCGTCGCCGTTCACCGCCAGCGCGCCGCCCTCCTCGAGCCACGCGCGGCCGGCCACCAG
Protein-coding regions in this window:
- a CDS encoding methyltransferase domain-containing protein produces the protein MRVWTRERLRHAAAFFKQGRNPAAAVYDSIGPNFFLALDDGWLNLGLWHGDGSDPDEAPVAVRRLVETLAAELPKGSAVLDVGNGLGAQDPLIAEIAEPSRLVALNVTRSQLVAGRAWLEEGGALAVNGDAARLPLRDDSFDGVISVEAAFHFSSRRRFLAEAFRVLRPGGMLSMSDIATNRMPRGPVEGAAALAQLRVWGLRASAAASVGQIVALARAAGFDEVEARPVGDRTIGPALRFVRRRLETTRAPLTMRVAARTFVSATELLWRNGLVDYVILRAEKPA